A portion of the Streptomyces sp. YPW6 genome contains these proteins:
- a CDS encoding FAD-binding oxidoreductase, translating into MSVDTVSLTGWGRTAPTTAVRFRPRGYEEAAAVVRGRGPRGVIARGLGRSPGDAAQNAGGSVLDLSGLARIGGVDAAAGVVRCDAGVSLERLLRVLLPLGWLPPLLPGTGRVTVGGAIGSDAPGLDHRRAGSFTRHVSALELLTADGEVRTVLPGTALFDATAGGLGLTGVVLGATLRLRRVTTGLMSVSTERAGDLDDLLARFTAGGDRLPYASAWVDLTARGRATGRGVLTRGEHATPDMRLGYAGRTRLFARPAAAPGRPAFPGLPPLPGGRLGPAAAALCNEARYRGSPRARTGELRPVHAFFHASDALPDVRPLYGRGGLVRYRFTVGDGQEETLHRVVRRIAARRSPAVRAVLQRFGAADPGLLSFASPGWCLELDLPAALPGLARFLDGVDEEVAAAGGRVCLAEDARMRPGTAAAMYPRLTEFRELRARLDPAGAFRSDLSRRLGL; encoded by the coding sequence ATGTCCGTCGACACCGTGTCCTTGACCGGCTGGGGCCGCACCGCCCCGACGACCGCCGTGCGTTTCCGGCCCCGTGGTTACGAGGAGGCGGCCGCCGTCGTCCGGGGACGCGGGCCCCGGGGCGTCATCGCGCGCGGGCTGGGGAGGTCGCCCGGGGACGCGGCGCAGAACGCGGGCGGGTCGGTGCTCGACCTGTCGGGCCTGGCCCGGATCGGCGGGGTGGATGCCGCCGCCGGCGTGGTGCGCTGCGACGCGGGGGTGAGCCTGGAACGGCTGCTGCGGGTCCTGCTGCCGCTGGGCTGGCTGCCGCCGCTGCTGCCGGGGACGGGCAGGGTGACGGTCGGCGGGGCGATCGGCTCCGATGCGCCCGGCCTCGACCATCGGCGGGCGGGGTCCTTCACCCGGCACGTGAGCGCCCTGGAGCTGCTCACCGCCGACGGCGAGGTGCGGACGGTCCTGCCGGGCACCGCCCTCTTCGACGCGACCGCCGGGGGCCTCGGGCTGACCGGGGTGGTCCTGGGCGCCACGCTGCGGCTGAGGCGTGTCACCACGGGGCTGATGTCGGTCTCCACCGAGCGTGCCGGGGACCTGGACGACCTGCTGGCCCGTTTCACCGCGGGCGGCGACCGGCTGCCGTACGCCTCCGCCTGGGTCGACCTGACGGCCCGGGGCCGGGCGACCGGGCGCGGGGTCCTCACCCGGGGGGAGCACGCGACTCCCGATATGCGCCTGGGGTACGCCGGGCGCACTCGGCTGTTCGCGCGCCCTGCGGCAGCGCCGGGCAGACCGGCCTTCCCCGGGCTCCCCCCGCTGCCGGGCGGCCGGCTCGGCCCGGCGGCCGCGGCGCTGTGCAACGAGGCCCGCTACCGCGGCTCGCCCCGTGCGCGGACCGGCGAGCTGCGCCCGGTCCACGCCTTCTTCCACGCCTCCGACGCGCTCCCGGACGTACGCCCCCTCTACGGCCGGGGCGGCCTGGTGCGCTACCGGTTCACCGTCGGGGACGGCCAGGAGGAGACCCTGCATCGGGTGGTGCGCCGGATCGCCGCGCGGCGGAGCCCCGCCGTGCGCGCCGTCCTCCAGCGGTTCGGGGCGGCGGACCCCGGCCTGTTGTCGTTCGCCTCGCCCGGCTGGTGCCTGGAGCTGGATCTGCCCGCGGCTCTGCCCGGTCTTGCCCGCTTCCTGGACGGCGTCGACGAGGAGGTGGCCGCCGCCGGGGGCCGGGTGTGCTTGGCGGAGGACGCCCGGATGCGGCCCGGGACGGCGGCGGCGATGTACCCGCGGCTGACGGAGTTCCGGGAGCTGCGGGCCCGGCTCGACCCGGCGGGTGCGTTCCGCTCGGACCTGTCGCGCCGCCTCGGACTCTGA
- a CDS encoding decaprenylphospho-beta-D-erythro-pentofuranosid-2-ulose 2-reductase, whose amino-acid sequence MKDAFGAPQSLLVLGGTSEIALATARRLIALRTRRVWLAGRPSPALDAAAAELRGRGADVRTVDFDALDPDSHEVTLGKVFAEGDVDVVLMAFGVLGDQARDEEEPMAAVRVAQTNYTGAVSAGLVCAGALQAQGHGSLVVLSSVAGERARRADFIYGSSKAGLDAFAQGLGDALQGTGVQVMVVRPGFVRTRATAGLPEQPLATGPEEVAEAIVTGLRRRSETVWVPGSLRVVMAALRHVPRPLFRRLPV is encoded by the coding sequence GTGAAGGATGCCTTCGGCGCCCCGCAGTCCCTGCTCGTCCTCGGCGGCACGTCGGAGATCGCCCTGGCCACCGCGCGCCGGCTGATCGCCCTGCGTACGCGCCGGGTCTGGCTGGCCGGGCGGCCCTCCCCCGCCCTGGACGCGGCCGCCGCCGAACTGCGCGGGCGCGGGGCCGACGTCCGCACCGTCGACTTCGACGCGCTGGACCCGGACTCGCACGAGGTCACCCTCGGCAAGGTCTTCGCGGAGGGCGATGTCGACGTGGTGCTGATGGCGTTCGGGGTCCTCGGCGATCAGGCGCGGGACGAGGAGGAACCGATGGCCGCCGTCCGGGTCGCCCAGACCAACTACACGGGGGCGGTCTCCGCCGGGCTGGTGTGCGCGGGCGCACTCCAGGCGCAGGGGCACGGTTCGCTGGTGGTGCTGTCCTCGGTGGCCGGGGAGCGCGCCCGGCGCGCGGACTTCATCTACGGCTCCAGCAAGGCGGGGCTCGACGCGTTCGCCCAGGGGCTCGGCGACGCCCTCCAGGGGACCGGGGTGCAGGTGATGGTGGTCCGGCCCGGGTTCGTCCGGACCCGGGCGACGGCGGGACTGCCGGAGCAGCCGCTCGCGACCGGGCCCGAGGAGGTCGCGGAGGCGATCGTCACGGGGCTGCGGCGGCGCTCGGAGACCGTGTGGGTGCCCGGTTCGCTGCGGGTGGTGATGGCGGCGCTGCGGCACGTGCCGCGCCCGCTGTTCCGGCGGCTGCCGGTCTGA
- a CDS encoding 2'-5' RNA ligase family protein, whose protein sequence is MGTVTLGVSIAVPEPCGSFLQERRASFGDPAAYGIPTHVTLLPPTEADAADLPAIEAHLETIATAGRPFPMRLSGTGTFRPLSPVVFVQVVAGASACSWLQKRVRDASGPLVRELQFPYHPHVTVAHGISEEAMDRAYAELADYEAAWTCGSFALYEQGPDAVWRKLRDFPFGGGGGAPAVPAQSGYTIEASSPAPSLRP, encoded by the coding sequence GTGGGGACCGTAACGCTCGGCGTTTCGATCGCGGTCCCGGAGCCCTGCGGCAGCTTCCTCCAGGAGCGCCGCGCCAGCTTCGGGGACCCTGCCGCCTACGGCATTCCCACCCACGTCACCCTGCTCCCGCCGACGGAGGCGGACGCGGCGGACCTGCCCGCGATCGAGGCGCATCTCGAAACGATCGCCACAGCCGGCCGGCCGTTCCCGATGCGGCTCTCCGGCACCGGCACGTTCCGCCCGCTGTCGCCCGTCGTCTTCGTGCAGGTCGTCGCGGGCGCCTCGGCCTGCTCCTGGCTCCAGAAGCGGGTCCGGGACGCCTCCGGGCCCCTGGTCCGCGAGCTCCAGTTCCCGTACCACCCGCACGTCACCGTGGCCCACGGCATCTCCGAGGAGGCCATGGACCGGGCCTACGCGGAGCTCGCCGACTACGAGGCCGCCTGGACCTGCGGTTCCTTCGCGCTGTACGAGCAGGGCCCCGACGCCGTCTGGCGCAAGCTCCGCGACTTCCCGTTCGGCGGAGGCGGCGGCGCGCCCGCCGTCCCCGCCCAGAGCGGCTACACCATCGAGGCGTCCTCGCCGGCCCCGTCGCTCCGGCCCTGA
- the trpS gene encoding tryptophan--tRNA ligase, with product MASDRPSLPTDQPQTGRTGAAARPRVLSGIQPTAGSFHLGNYLGAVRQWVALQESHDAFYMVVDLHAITVPQDPAELRANTRLAVAQLLAAGLDPERCTLFVQSHVPEHAQLGWVMNCLTGFGEASRMTQFKDKSAKQGADRATVGLFTYPVLQVADILLYQANQVPVGEDQRQHIELTRDLAERFNGRYGPTFTVPAPYILKETAKIFDLQDPAVKMSKSASTPKGLINLLDDPKVTAKKVKSAVTDTDTVIRYDAEKKPGVSNLLSILSTLSGSPVEELERGYEGKGYGALKTDLAEAMVEFVTPFRSRTQEYLDDPETLDSILAKGAEKARAVAAETLAQTYDRMGFLPAKH from the coding sequence ATGGCCTCTGATCGCCCTTCGCTCCCCACCGACCAGCCGCAGACGGGCCGCACCGGTGCGGCCGCCCGCCCGCGCGTGCTCTCCGGGATCCAGCCCACCGCAGGCTCGTTCCACCTCGGCAACTACCTGGGCGCGGTGCGCCAGTGGGTGGCGCTGCAGGAGAGCCACGACGCCTTCTACATGGTCGTGGACCTGCACGCGATCACGGTCCCGCAGGACCCCGCCGAGCTGCGGGCCAACACCCGGCTCGCGGTGGCGCAGCTGCTGGCGGCCGGCCTGGACCCGGAGCGCTGCACGCTGTTCGTCCAGAGCCACGTGCCCGAGCACGCCCAGCTCGGCTGGGTGATGAACTGCCTCACCGGCTTCGGCGAGGCCTCCCGGATGACGCAGTTCAAGGACAAGTCCGCCAAGCAGGGCGCCGACCGGGCCACCGTCGGCCTCTTCACCTACCCGGTGCTCCAGGTCGCCGACATCCTGCTCTACCAGGCCAACCAGGTCCCGGTGGGCGAGGACCAGCGCCAGCACATCGAGCTGACCCGCGACCTCGCCGAGCGTTTCAACGGCCGGTACGGCCCGACGTTCACCGTCCCCGCGCCGTACATCCTCAAGGAGACGGCGAAGATCTTCGACCTCCAGGACCCGGCGGTGAAGATGAGCAAGTCGGCCTCCACGCCGAAGGGCCTCATCAACCTCCTCGACGACCCGAAGGTCACCGCCAAGAAGGTGAAGAGCGCGGTCACCGACACCGACACGGTGATCCGGTACGACGCCGAGAAGAAGCCCGGCGTCAGCAACCTGCTCTCGATCCTCTCCACCCTCTCGGGCAGCCCGGTGGAGGAGCTGGAGCGCGGTTACGAGGGCAAGGGCTACGGCGCGCTGAAGACGGACCTGGCCGAGGCCATGGTGGAATTCGTCACTCCGTTCCGGTCCCGCACCCAGGAATATCTGGACGACCCGGAGACGCTGGACTCCATCCTGGCCAAGGGAGCAGAGAAGGCCAGGGCCGTCGCCGCGGAGACGCTGGCGCAGACGTACGACCGGATGGGCTTCCTGCCCGCGAAGCACTGA
- the rocD gene encoding ornithine--oxo-acid transaminase yields the protein MSTTETAIASAEAHSAHNYHPLPVVVASADGAWMTDVEGRRYLDMLAGYSALNFGHGNRRLIDAAKAQLDRVTLTSRAFYHDRFADFCAELAELCGMEAVLPMNTGAEAVETAVKTARKWGYRVKGVPDGMAKIIVASDNFHGRTTTIVSFSTDPEARADFGPYTPGFEIVPYGDLTAMREAMTENTVAVLIEPIQGEAGVLVPPAGYLPGVRELTSERNVLFIADEIQSGLGRTGKTFALDHEGVVPDMYVLGKALGGGVVPVSAVVSSADVLGVFRPGEHGSTFGGNPLACAVALEVVAMLRTGEYQQRAAELGDHLHRELGLLTGGGAVEAVRGRGLWAGVDIAPALGTGREISEKLMEQGVLVKDTHGSTIRIAPPLVISKEDLDWGLDRLRTVLSAR from the coding sequence GTGTCGACCACGGAAACCGCCATCGCCTCCGCCGAGGCGCACAGCGCGCACAACTACCACCCGCTGCCGGTCGTCGTGGCCTCGGCCGACGGTGCCTGGATGACCGATGTCGAGGGCCGCCGCTACCTCGACATGCTCGCCGGATACTCGGCGCTCAATTTCGGCCATGGCAACCGCCGTCTCATCGACGCGGCCAAGGCCCAGCTGGACCGCGTCACGCTGACGTCCCGGGCCTTCTACCACGACCGGTTCGCCGACTTCTGCGCAGAGCTGGCGGAGCTCTGCGGCATGGAGGCGGTGCTGCCGATGAACACCGGGGCGGAGGCCGTGGAGACCGCGGTGAAGACCGCCCGCAAGTGGGGCTACCGGGTCAAGGGCGTACCGGACGGCATGGCGAAGATCATCGTGGCCTCGGACAACTTCCACGGCCGTACGACGACGATCGTCAGCTTCTCCACCGACCCGGAGGCGCGGGCCGACTTCGGTCCGTACACCCCGGGCTTCGAGATCGTGCCGTACGGGGACCTCACCGCGATGCGGGAGGCGATGACCGAGAACACCGTGGCGGTGCTGATCGAGCCGATCCAGGGCGAGGCGGGCGTGCTGGTGCCGCCGGCCGGCTATCTCCCCGGCGTACGGGAGCTGACCAGCGAGCGGAACGTGCTGTTCATCGCGGACGAGATCCAGTCGGGACTGGGCCGGACCGGGAAGACGTTCGCGCTGGACCACGAGGGCGTGGTGCCGGACATGTACGTGCTGGGCAAGGCGCTGGGCGGCGGGGTCGTGCCGGTCTCCGCGGTGGTCTCGTCGGCGGACGTGCTGGGGGTGTTCCGGCCCGGCGAGCACGGCTCGACCTTCGGCGGCAACCCGCTGGCCTGCGCGGTGGCCCTGGAGGTGGTGGCGATGCTGCGGACCGGCGAGTACCAGCAGCGGGCGGCCGAGCTGGGCGACCATCTGCACCGGGAGCTGGGCCTGCTGACGGGAGGCGGCGCGGTGGAGGCGGTACGCGGCCGGGGGCTGTGGGCGGGGGTGGACATCGCTCCGGCGCTGGGCACCGGCCGGGAGATCTCGGAGAAGCTGATGGAGCAGGGGGTGCTGGTGAAGGACACCCACGGCTCGACGATCCGGATCGCACCGCCGCTGGTGATCTCCAAGGAGGACCTGGACTGGGGCCTGGACCGGCTGCGCACGGTGCTGAGCGCCCGGTAG
- a CDS encoding glutathionylspermidine synthase family protein, which translates to MERRTIEPRPGWQETVESQGVVYPLTRYPDDSLRPYWDESAYYVFSLPEVEALEEVVEELHTMSLAAAAHIVEHDRFADLGITEPRLAGLVAESWRRRAELPSVYGRFDLRYDGSGPAKLLEYNADTPTSLVEAASAQWFWMEDRFPGADQWNSLHERLVDAWKRQAPLLPPGPLHFAHSDGDEIGEDLMTVAYLRETADQAGLETHALSVEEIGWDRLSGRFVDDRLRFIRSCFKLYPWEWLATDRFGPQVLDTLDNGGGSGTTCWIEPAWKMLLSNKALLAILWELYPGHPNLLPAYLDGPRELAGPGGAGYASKPLLGREGAGVDLHGPGSPPVPRDEPCCYQELAPLPGIDGNRVVLGAWTVEDEAAGLGIRESAGPVTDEYARFLPHVIL; encoded by the coding sequence ATGGAGCGCCGCACGATCGAGCCGCGCCCCGGCTGGCAGGAGACCGTCGAGTCGCAGGGCGTCGTCTACCCGCTCACCCGCTACCCGGACGACTCGCTCCGGCCGTACTGGGACGAGAGCGCCTACTACGTCTTCTCGCTGCCCGAGGTCGAGGCGCTGGAGGAGGTCGTCGAGGAGCTGCACACGATGAGCCTGGCCGCCGCCGCGCACATCGTCGAGCACGACCGGTTCGCCGACCTCGGCATCACCGAACCGCGACTGGCCGGGCTCGTCGCCGAGTCCTGGCGCCGCCGCGCCGAACTGCCCTCCGTGTACGGGCGGTTCGACCTGCGGTACGACGGGAGTGGCCCGGCGAAGCTGCTGGAGTACAACGCCGACACCCCGACCTCGCTGGTGGAGGCGGCGAGCGCGCAGTGGTTCTGGATGGAGGACCGGTTCCCCGGGGCCGACCAGTGGAACTCCCTGCACGAGCGGCTCGTCGACGCCTGGAAGCGGCAGGCGCCCCTGCTCCCGCCGGGCCCGCTGCACTTCGCCCACTCCGACGGCGACGAGATCGGCGAGGACCTGATGACGGTCGCGTACCTGCGCGAGACCGCCGACCAGGCGGGCCTGGAGACGCACGCGCTGTCCGTCGAGGAGATCGGCTGGGACCGGCTGTCGGGCCGGTTCGTCGACGACCGGCTGCGGTTCATCCGCAGCTGCTTCAAGCTCTACCCCTGGGAGTGGCTGGCCACGGACCGCTTCGGCCCGCAGGTGCTGGACACCCTCGACAACGGCGGCGGCTCCGGCACCACCTGCTGGATCGAGCCCGCCTGGAAGATGCTGCTCTCCAACAAGGCGCTGCTGGCGATCCTCTGGGAGCTGTATCCCGGTCACCCGAACCTGCTGCCCGCCTATCTCGACGGCCCCCGCGAGCTGGCCGGACCCGGCGGTGCGGGGTACGCCTCCAAGCCGCTGCTGGGCCGCGAGGGAGCCGGGGTCGACCTGCACGGCCCCGGCTCCCCGCCCGTCCCGCGCGACGAGCCGTGCTGCTACCAGGAGCTGGCCCCGCTGCCCGGGATCGACGGCAACCGGGTGGTGCTCGGCGCGTGGACCGTCGAGGACGAGGCGGCGGGGCTCGGCATCCGGGAGTCGGCGGGGCCGGTCACGGACGAGTACGCCCGCTTCCTGCCCCACGTCATCCTCTGA
- a CDS encoding PLP-dependent aminotransferase family protein — MTDSWATFGADLHLEPVGQGLRSGLMAALREAVRTGRLAPGTRLPSSRALAADLGVARNTVADAYAELVAEGWLTARQGSGTRVAQRAVPRRTDPAAAPARPVRPGAGYDLKPGTPDLSAFPRTAWLKAARKALTAAPDEVFGYGDPQGRAELRTVLAEYLARARGVYADPECIVICAGFAHGLALLGRVLRRRRVREVAVESYGLDFHTGLLTDAGLRIPCLPLDERGSRTGDLAALRGAGAVLLTPAHQFPTGVPLHPDRRAAAVDWARSTGGLILEDDYDGEFRYDRQPVGALQGLDPERVVYLGTASKSLAPGLRLGWMVLPRHLTAEVVAATSVADRVCGSPDQLTLAEFIGSGAYDRHVRSMRLRYRRRRDQLVAALADRAPGIEVSGIAAGLHAVLELPAGAERSVIQAAAFQGLALEGLSRYRHPDAPATRDALVIGYGSPSESAWAGALDALCRVLP, encoded by the coding sequence ATGACGGATTCCTGGGCCACTTTCGGCGCGGACCTGCACCTGGAGCCGGTCGGCCAGGGGCTGCGCAGCGGGCTGATGGCGGCGCTGCGGGAGGCGGTGCGCACCGGCCGCCTCGCCCCCGGCACCCGGCTGCCGTCCTCCCGGGCGCTCGCCGCCGACCTGGGCGTCGCCCGCAACACGGTCGCCGACGCCTACGCCGAACTGGTCGCCGAGGGCTGGCTCACCGCTCGCCAGGGCTCCGGCACCCGGGTCGCCCAGCGGGCCGTGCCGCGCCGCACGGACCCGGCGGCGGCCCCCGCCCGGCCGGTCCGGCCCGGGGCCGGGTACGACCTGAAGCCCGGCACGCCCGACCTGTCCGCCTTCCCGCGCACCGCCTGGCTGAAGGCCGCCCGCAAGGCGCTCACCGCCGCGCCCGACGAGGTCTTCGGCTACGGCGACCCGCAGGGCCGCGCCGAACTGCGCACCGTGCTGGCGGAGTACCTGGCGCGGGCCCGCGGGGTGTACGCCGACCCGGAGTGCATCGTGATCTGCGCCGGCTTCGCCCACGGCCTGGCGCTGCTGGGCCGGGTGCTGCGCCGCCGGCGGGTCCGGGAGGTCGCCGTCGAGTCGTACGGCCTCGACTTCCACACCGGCCTCCTCACCGACGCCGGGCTGCGCATTCCGTGCCTGCCGCTGGACGAGCGCGGCTCCCGGACCGGCGACCTGGCCGCGCTGCGCGGAGCCGGGGCCGTTCTGCTGACCCCGGCGCACCAGTTCCCCACCGGCGTACCGCTGCACCCGGACCGGCGGGCCGCCGCCGTCGACTGGGCCCGGTCCACCGGCGGACTGATCCTGGAGGATGACTACGACGGGGAGTTCCGGTACGACCGGCAGCCGGTGGGCGCGCTCCAGGGCCTCGACCCGGAACGGGTGGTGTATCTCGGCACCGCCAGCAAGTCGCTGGCCCCGGGACTGCGCCTGGGCTGGATGGTGCTGCCCCGGCACCTGACCGCCGAGGTGGTGGCGGCCACGAGCGTGGCCGACCGGGTCTGCGGCTCGCCCGACCAGCTGACCCTCGCGGAGTTCATCGGCTCGGGGGCGTACGACCGGCACGTGCGCTCCATGCGGCTGCGCTACCGCCGCCGGCGTGACCAGCTCGTCGCGGCGCTCGCGGACCGCGCGCCGGGCATCGAGGTCAGCGGGATCGCGGCCGGACTGCACGCGGTCCTCGAACTCCCCGCGGGCGCCGAGCGTTCGGTGATCCAGGCGGCGGCCTTCCAGGGCCTGGCGCTGGAGGGCCTGTCCCGCTACCGCCACCCGGACGCCCCGGCCACCCGCGACGCCCTGGTCATCGGCTACGGCTCACCCTCCGAGAGCGCCTGGGCGGGCGCGCTGGACGCCCTGTGCCGGGTGCTGCCGTAG
- a CDS encoding carboxymuconolactone decarboxylase family protein, producing MTTTHAHHHAPADLAPEEPQRISVSQLLPDVYKAMVRLDIAARQGLDPVLVELVKIRASQLNQCAFCLDMHSKDALAAGESAERIIQLSAWRESRHFYTEKELSALALTEAVTVLTDGFVPDEVYAAASEHFEETELAQLIAAITVINAWNRFGVTGRLAPGHYTPGDFKS from the coding sequence ATGACCACCACGCACGCACACCACCACGCCCCCGCCGACCTCGCCCCCGAGGAGCCGCAGCGGATCTCCGTCTCGCAGTTGCTCCCCGACGTCTACAAGGCGATGGTCCGGCTCGACATCGCCGCCCGCCAGGGCCTGGACCCCGTCCTGGTCGAGCTGGTGAAGATCCGCGCCTCACAGCTCAACCAGTGCGCGTTCTGCCTGGACATGCACAGCAAGGACGCGCTCGCGGCGGGCGAGTCCGCCGAGCGGATCATCCAGCTGAGCGCCTGGCGGGAGTCGCGGCACTTCTACACGGAGAAGGAGCTGTCGGCGCTCGCGCTGACCGAGGCGGTGACCGTGCTCACCGACGGCTTCGTCCCGGACGAGGTGTACGCGGCGGCCTCCGAGCACTTCGAGGAGACCGAGCTGGCCCAGCTGATCGCGGCGATCACCGTGATCAACGCCTGGAACCGCTTCGGCGTGACGGGCCGGCTGGCCCCCGGCCACTACACGCCGGGCGACTTCAAGAGCTGA
- a CDS encoding photosystem II reaction center PsbP family protein: MAGGGVRWNDESQSWETDEPRADGPPPPVAAPVVPPVPPVPPTAPVPPGAHPNAQNTAPGPYAQTTTPGPSARSGADAPEPYDSPTGVHGPPPAARTSRQRLVPVAAGLAVAVLAAGAAALWSTLADGDDGGRDGARGQSASAPADGAADPAAPEPGAEGTDPTGGSPSDAAATPDGSPPPGYVALDDAEGFRIAVPEKWEERSAETGGVFYRTTGGAELIQVFRVAEPGATALGSVRRASDERSGAPGFEEVGIGPVDNPEGGEAAELVYAYDHEESGDRRRVVERVFTASDDRLYAVLVAAPESDWPRHEEILDVAVSHFDPYGRPF; encoded by the coding sequence ATGGCCGGGGGAGGGGTGCGCTGGAACGACGAGTCCCAGAGTTGGGAGACGGACGAGCCGCGCGCCGACGGACCGCCGCCGCCCGTGGCCGCCCCGGTGGTGCCGCCCGTGCCCCCGGTGCCGCCGACGGCCCCGGTGCCCCCGGGGGCCCACCCGAACGCGCAGAACACGGCCCCCGGCCCGTACGCGCAGACCACCACCCCCGGCCCGTCCGCGCGGAGCGGCGCCGATGCCCCGGAGCCGTACGACAGCCCCACCGGTGTCCACGGGCCCCCGCCCGCCGCCAGGACGTCGCGGCAGCGGCTCGTGCCGGTGGCCGCCGGGCTCGCGGTGGCCGTCCTCGCCGCTGGTGCGGCGGCGCTGTGGTCCACCCTGGCGGACGGGGACGACGGTGGCCGGGACGGCGCACGGGGACAGTCGGCGAGTGCTCCGGCCGACGGGGCCGCGGACCCGGCAGCTCCGGAGCCGGGAGCCGAGGGCACCGACCCCACCGGCGGATCCCCGTCCGATGCGGCCGCCACCCCGGACGGCTCACCGCCGCCGGGGTACGTCGCCCTGGACGACGCGGAGGGCTTCCGGATCGCGGTCCCCGAGAAGTGGGAGGAACGCTCGGCGGAGACCGGCGGGGTGTTCTACCGGACCACCGGCGGTGCCGAGCTGATCCAGGTGTTCCGGGTGGCCGAGCCCGGGGCCACCGCCCTGGGCTCGGTCCGCCGGGCCTCCGACGAGCGCAGCGGAGCTCCCGGTTTCGAGGAGGTCGGCATCGGCCCCGTCGACAACCCGGAGGGTGGCGAGGCGGCCGAGCTGGTGTACGCGTACGACCACGAGGAGTCCGGCGACCGCCGCCGGGTCGTGGAGCGGGTCTTCACCGCGTCGGACGACCGCCTCTACGCGGTGCTGGTCGCCGCTCCCGAGAGCGACTGGCCGCGCCACGAGGAGATCCTCGACGTCGCCGTGTCGCACTTCGACCCGTACGGCCGCCCGTTCTGA
- a CDS encoding malate dehydrogenase — translation MTRTPVNVTVTGAAGQIGYALLFRIASGHLLGPDVPVNLRLLEIPQGLKAAEGTAMELDDCAFPLLRGIEITDDPNVGFAGANVALLVGARPRTKGMERGDLLAANGGIFKPQGKAINDHAADDIKVLVVGNPANTNALIAQAAAPDVPAERFTAMTRLDHNRAISQLAAKTGAAVSDIKKLTIWGNHSATQYPDIFHAEIAGKNAAEVVNDEVWLADTFIPTVAKRGAAIIEARGASSAASAANAAIDHVHTWVNGTAEGDWTSMGIPSDGSYGVPEGIISSFPVTTKDGKYEIVQGLDINEFSRTRIDASVKELTEERDAVRELGLI, via the coding sequence ATGACCCGCACTCCCGTGAATGTCACCGTGACCGGCGCAGCCGGCCAGATCGGCTACGCGCTGCTCTTCCGCATCGCCTCCGGCCACCTGCTCGGCCCGGACGTGCCGGTCAACCTTCGCCTCCTGGAGATCCCCCAGGGCCTCAAGGCCGCTGAGGGCACCGCCATGGAGCTCGACGACTGCGCCTTCCCGCTGCTGCGCGGCATCGAGATCACCGACGACCCGAACGTCGGCTTCGCCGGCGCGAACGTCGCCCTGCTCGTCGGCGCCCGCCCGCGCACCAAGGGCATGGAGCGCGGCGACCTGCTCGCCGCCAACGGCGGCATCTTCAAGCCGCAGGGCAAGGCCATCAACGACCACGCCGCGGACGACATCAAGGTCCTCGTCGTCGGCAACCCGGCCAACACCAACGCGCTCATCGCGCAGGCCGCCGCCCCGGACGTACCGGCCGAGCGTTTCACCGCGATGACCCGCCTGGACCACAACCGCGCGATCTCGCAGCTGGCCGCCAAGACCGGCGCCGCCGTCTCCGACATCAAGAAGCTGACGATCTGGGGCAACCACTCGGCCACCCAGTACCCGGACATCTTCCACGCGGAGATCGCCGGCAAGAACGCCGCCGAGGTCGTCAACGACGAGGTGTGGCTGGCCGACACCTTCATCCCGACCGTCGCCAAGCGCGGCGCCGCGATCATCGAGGCCCGTGGCGCGTCCTCCGCCGCCTCGGCCGCGAACGCCGCCATCGACCACGTGCACACCTGGGTCAACGGCACCGCCGAGGGCGACTGGACCTCGATGGGCATCCCGTCGGACGGCTCCTACGGCGTCCCCGAGGGCATCATCTCCTCCTTCCCGGTCACCACGAAGGACGGGAAGTACGAGATCGTCCAGGGTCTGGACATCAACGAGTTCTCCCGCACGCGCATCGACGCGTCGGTCAAGGAGCTCACCGAGGAGCGCGACGCGGTCCGCGAGCTCGGCCTCATCTGA